A genomic region of Sulfobacillus acidophilus DSM 10332 contains the following coding sequences:
- a CDS encoding Radical SAM domain protein (PFAM: Radical SAM superfamily~COGs: COG0535 Fe-S oxidoreductase~InterPro IPR007197~KEGG: pai:PAE0289 metallo cofactor biosynthesis protein, conjectural~PFAM: Radical SAM~SPTR: Metallo cofactor biosynthesis protein, conjectural) — protein MIARLLSVFLDYKCNYQCAHCSVESGPRISNPMSRAVFEKLLEGIPELPNLNVVVFTGGEATLRKPLLLEGISRVHQMGKRTRLVTNGWWAKNPQKARAFVKELRESGLDEINTSFDDFHAPYTTIEHIGNLILAAMDHGLTIGVGVIVGSNVHYDVVRVKQELAEYCHLSLEDLTTHVAFLEDYATPTGRGELLSIDDIPELDKTYLSCPEIVKTLSVHPNGDVKVCCGHAMFTARDLTAGNLLNHSLPTIVERAQHNIFYWWLHMHGPRKILHDIGVNNHYTSICHACNDLLVNHLDEAVDYLKTHQEYIWVNQVLLSDAFKRQLTVIQKSRPDLLSS, from the coding sequence ATGATAGCACGTCTTCTCTCCGTGTTTTTAGATTATAAATGCAATTATCAGTGCGCGCATTGTAGTGTAGAAAGCGGGCCAAGAATATCTAATCCAATGTCTCGGGCGGTGTTTGAAAAGTTATTGGAAGGTATTCCAGAACTGCCCAACCTAAATGTCGTGGTCTTTACGGGAGGAGAGGCAACATTACGTAAACCGCTGTTATTGGAAGGTATCTCGCGTGTTCATCAAATGGGTAAACGAACAAGGCTAGTTACCAACGGATGGTGGGCAAAAAATCCTCAAAAAGCCCGAGCATTTGTCAAAGAATTGCGCGAGTCGGGGTTAGATGAAATCAATACGAGCTTCGATGATTTTCATGCACCATATACCACAATAGAGCACATTGGAAATCTCATTTTAGCGGCAATGGACCACGGGCTGACAATCGGGGTTGGTGTCATTGTTGGATCAAATGTTCATTACGATGTCGTTCGTGTTAAACAGGAACTAGCAGAATATTGCCATTTATCCTTAGAGGATTTAACAACGCATGTTGCCTTTTTAGAAGATTACGCGACGCCAACCGGACGAGGCGAATTGCTATCTATTGATGATATTCCCGAGTTGGATAAAACCTATTTATCCTGCCCGGAGATTGTCAAAACCCTTTCTGTTCATCCTAATGGCGATGTGAAAGTATGTTGTGGGCACGCGATGTTTACCGCAAGAGATTTAACCGCAGGCAACTTATTAAATCATTCGTTGCCGACAATCGTGGAACGTGCCCAGCATAATATATTTTATTGGTGGCTTCATATGCATGGGCCTCGAAAAATTTTGCACGACATCGGTGTAAATAATCATTATACCAGTATCTGCCATGCATGTAATGATTTGTTAGTTAATCATCTGGATGAAGCCGTGGATTATCTTAAAACGCACCAAGAGTACATTTGGGTCAATCAAGTTCTTTTAAGTGATGCGTTCAAACGACAACTGACAGTTATTCAAAAGTCCCGTCCTGATTTATTATCGTCATAG
- a CDS encoding heme exporter protein CcmA (PFAM: ABC transporter~TIGRFAM: heme ABC exporter, ATP-binding protein CcmA~COGs: COG1131 ABC-type multidrug transport system ATPase component~InterPro IPR003593:IPR005895:IPR003439~KEGG: tmr:Tmar_0471 ABC transporter~PFAM: ABC transporter-like~PRIAM: Sulfate-transporting ATPase~SMART: ATPase, AAA+ type, core~SPTR: ABC transporter ATP-binding protein;~TIGRFAM: ABC transporter, haem export, CcmA), which translates to MLEFRHVDAGYGRHRVLVDVTMHLDAGFHIVLGPNGAGKTTLFRVGAGILPPQAGTVAIEGRDLFQNPAEKRHVAYLSHRPALASDLTVRDNLEFWGRVLGLSAPERRAAVADVAEALDLHDLLTQKAGTLSRGQSQRVAIARALLGHPRVFFLDEPTTGLDPDAGRALRQRLQQLGRDMALTIIFSTHNLAEAQELAQDVVVLQQGRLIARGDPNELAQALASARKIGFRLAGDPRPVFQQLGYQIASQENDQWVIEVQSDDEVGAIVKALVASGVTVLSAAPLENSLEHIYFSIRRKEHD; encoded by the coding sequence TTGCTGGAGTTTCGCCACGTGGATGCCGGGTATGGGAGGCATCGGGTTCTTGTCGATGTGACCATGCATCTCGATGCTGGCTTTCATATTGTGTTGGGCCCTAATGGCGCGGGAAAAACTACGTTATTCCGGGTGGGGGCCGGCATTTTACCTCCGCAGGCGGGGACGGTTGCCATTGAGGGACGCGATCTTTTTCAGAATCCGGCGGAAAAACGGCACGTGGCATATTTGTCTCACCGCCCGGCGCTCGCCAGCGACTTGACCGTGCGGGACAACTTGGAGTTTTGGGGGCGCGTGTTAGGGCTATCGGCTCCAGAACGCCGGGCGGCTGTGGCCGATGTCGCCGAAGCGCTCGACCTGCACGACCTTTTAACCCAAAAAGCGGGGACGTTAAGCCGGGGGCAAAGCCAGCGAGTTGCCATCGCCCGGGCGCTTTTGGGTCACCCCCGCGTCTTTTTTTTGGATGAGCCGACTACCGGGCTGGATCCGGACGCAGGGAGGGCGCTTCGGCAACGCCTGCAACAGCTGGGTCGGGACATGGCATTGACGATTATTTTTTCCACGCACAATTTGGCTGAAGCCCAGGAATTGGCACAAGATGTTGTGGTGTTACAACAGGGGCGCCTTATCGCCCGAGGCGATCCGAATGAACTCGCGCAAGCTCTGGCATCGGCGCGAAAAATTGGTTTTCGCCTGGCCGGAGATCCTCGACCAGTGTTTCAGCAATTGGGCTATCAGATAGCCTCTCAAGAAAATGACCAATGGGTGATTGAGGTGCAGTCGGACGACGAAGTCGGGGCGATTGTGAAGGCGTTGGTGGCCAGCGGGGTAACTGTGTTAAGCGCCGCTCCGTTGGAAAATTCTCTCGAACACATCTATTTTTCCATACGGAGGAAGGAACATGACTAA
- a CDS encoding hypothetical protein (KEGG: dpt:Deipr_2647 hypothetical protein~SPTR: Putative uncharacterized protein) has protein sequence MTNSAWHLAGVLLWRQWREQSRRLVWMPVGFALVLGAITVLAFSVPGVLTPLTRRALDTAMTLYFHRIHGAVALGLAFLVFQSPYFIALFASLTGSQIAQASIGGEWVRGGFELLLSAPYRPQVLYVAFLVSDLLLTIWGFVWLAAVSLGVSLGVLVAMGVHLVSLPRQYFVMALVLPLPIALFANLIALTLTFMFPKLAQIRAGGTANVIQTLAILPAVLLIFVVTLHPAIHPMRVAEYAIAAGIIGALGLVTLLRRWFNVETLLET, from the coding sequence ATGACTAATTCGGCGTGGCATTTAGCAGGGGTCTTGCTCTGGCGGCAATGGCGGGAACAAAGCCGGCGGCTAGTATGGATGCCAGTTGGGTTTGCCCTGGTCCTGGGTGCCATCACGGTGTTGGCCTTTTCGGTCCCCGGCGTATTGACCCCGCTTACGCGGCGCGCCCTCGATACGGCGATGACTTTATATTTTCATCGGATTCACGGCGCGGTGGCGCTCGGTCTCGCGTTTCTCGTCTTTCAAAGTCCTTATTTTATCGCTCTCTTCGCCTCGTTAACTGGAAGCCAAATTGCCCAAGCCAGTATTGGAGGAGAATGGGTCCGCGGTGGGTTTGAGCTCCTCCTTAGCGCACCGTACCGGCCGCAAGTGTTATATGTGGCCTTTTTGGTGAGCGACCTTCTGTTGACGATTTGGGGATTCGTGTGGCTAGCTGCGGTGAGCCTTGGGGTGTCTTTGGGGGTGTTAGTCGCGATGGGCGTCCACCTGGTGAGTTTGCCGCGGCAATATTTTGTGATGGCCTTAGTATTGCCGTTACCGATTGCGCTGTTCGCCAATTTGATTGCACTGACGTTAACGTTCATGTTTCCCAAGTTGGCGCAGATACGCGCAGGAGGCACGGCTAATGTTATTCAAACCTTGGCAATTTTGCCAGCGGTTTTGCTCATTTTTGTGGTCACGCTTCACCCGGCCATTCACCCTATGCGGGTTGCTGAATATGCGATCGCAGCCGGAATTATTGGAGCCCTCGGGCTCGTCACCCTTTTGCGGCGATGGTTTAACGTGGAAACCTTGTTAGAAACCTAA